The proteins below are encoded in one region of Enhydrobacter sp.:
- a CDS encoding MarR family transcriptional regulator: MARPKQIDFGFSVARIARRLRQAVDGELRAYGLTEATWRPLAYVGRLGGGVRQKELATALSIEGPSLVRLLDNLERRGLIERREDETDRRARGIHLTPAGRDLAIRVAKVGTEIQSRLLAKVPPTDLEICQRVLGSIERELEERQESASAADLKRGE; the protein is encoded by the coding sequence ATGGCCCGGCCCAAGCAGATCGACTTCGGCTTCAGCGTGGCGCGCATCGCGCGCCGGCTGCGCCAGGCGGTCGATGGCGAGCTGCGGGCCTACGGCCTGACCGAGGCGACCTGGCGGCCGCTGGCCTATGTCGGGCGGCTGGGCGGCGGCGTGCGGCAGAAGGAGCTGGCGACGGCGCTTTCGATCGAAGGCCCATCGCTCGTGCGGCTGCTCGACAATCTCGAACGTCGCGGCCTGATCGAGCGCCGCGAGGACGAGACCGACCGCCGCGCGCGAGGCATCCATCTCACGCCGGCCGGCCGCGATCTGGCGATACGCGTGGCGAAGGTCGGCACCGAGATCCAGAGCCGCCTGCTGGCCAAGGTTCCGCCGACCGATCTCGAGATCTGCCAGCGCGTGCTGGGCAGCATCGAACGCGAGCTGGAGGAGCGGCAGGAGAGCGCCTCCGCCGCGGACCTGAAGCGAGGTGAGTAA
- a CDS encoding amidohydrolase family protein, protein MNQIEVNAPNLWRLDTPGASHWPRSARPDAAKKYFMVSADGHANEPANLWFERMDKKYHERLPRVVTDKDGVQWRVCEGYRPDRLRLSTLEGEDMARNKAGADPLGRLADHDRDGIDVELIFPNKGLAMWATPDPQFAMAQCRVWNDWAWEQFGAHQDRMIPAGALATGDLEGSIAEVQRLAKLGFKCLTLPCKPVWGSHDSNHVNYNLPHFDPLWAAITDANLPITFHVSTGRDPRAARGNGGAVVNYVSHSLSPTIEPVANLCASGVLERFPTLRFATIEAGIGWVPWLLEAMDEAYKKHHFWVRPKLKNLPSEYYRAHGFSSFQEDKAGLDLAESHGLSGNFMWANDYPHHEGTWPHSAEAIERTMGQLSDETRAKVLGLNCARFLGIEVPARYRAN, encoded by the coding sequence ATGAACCAGATCGAGGTCAATGCGCCGAACCTTTGGCGTCTCGACACGCCCGGCGCCTCCCACTGGCCGCGCAGCGCCCGCCCCGACGCTGCGAAAAAGTACTTCATGGTGTCGGCCGACGGCCATGCCAACGAGCCGGCCAATCTCTGGTTCGAGCGGATGGACAAGAAGTATCACGAGCGCCTGCCGCGCGTCGTGACCGACAAGGATGGTGTGCAGTGGCGTGTGTGCGAGGGCTATCGGCCCGATCGTCTGCGGCTCTCGACCCTCGAGGGCGAGGACATGGCGCGCAACAAGGCCGGCGCCGATCCGCTGGGGCGGCTGGCCGATCACGACCGTGACGGCATCGACGTCGAGCTGATCTTCCCCAACAAGGGTCTGGCCATGTGGGCGACGCCCGACCCGCAGTTCGCGATGGCGCAGTGCCGCGTCTGGAACGACTGGGCCTGGGAGCAGTTCGGCGCGCACCAGGACCGCATGATCCCGGCCGGCGCGCTCGCGACCGGCGATCTCGAAGGCTCGATCGCCGAGGTGCAGCGGCTGGCCAAGCTCGGCTTCAAGTGCCTGACCCTGCCCTGCAAGCCGGTGTGGGGCAGCCACGACAGCAATCATGTGAATTACAATCTCCCGCACTTCGATCCGCTATGGGCGGCAATCACCGACGCCAACCTGCCGATCACCTTCCATGTCTCGACGGGACGCGATCCTCGCGCGGCACGCGGCAATGGCGGCGCGGTCGTGAACTACGTCTCGCATTCGCTGTCGCCCACCATCGAGCCGGTGGCCAATCTCTGCGCCTCCGGGGTGCTGGAGCGTTTCCCGACGCTGCGCTTCGCGACCATCGAGGCCGGCATCGGCTGGGTGCCCTGGCTGCTCGAGGCGATGGACGAGGCTTACAAGAAGCATCACTTCTGGGTGCGGCCCAAGCTCAAGAACCTGCCCAGCGAATATTACAGGGCGCACGGCTTTTCCTCGTTCCAGGAGGACAAGGCGGGCCTCGACCTCGCCGAGAGCCACGGTCTTTCTGGCAACTTCATGTGGGCCAACGACTACCCACACCATGAAGGGACCTGGCCGCACTCGGCCGAGGCGATCGAGCGCACGATGGGGCAGCTCTCCGACGAGACGCGCGCCAAGGTGCTGGGGCTGAATTGCGCGCGCTTCCTCGGCATCGAGGTCCCGGCGCGCTACCGCGCGAACTGA
- a CDS encoding acetyl-CoA acetyltransferase, which produces MSKRTLRGKAAIVGVGETTYYKHGKAPVSEFKLALQAILAACEDAGIDPRRIDGFASYSNDRNDPSRIAAALGLPALRFSNMNWGGGGGGGSAAVGNAAAAVACGIANCVVVFRALAQGQFQRFGAAPPGGTATGEMALNAPYGVMSPGQRYAMRAMRFLHENRIAPSAQRAIALASYHHAQANPRAVMHGRPLTPEAYDSSRWIVEPWRLFDCCQENDGAAALIIVPAEEARDLRHVPAYLLGAAQGSEYRNGARGHNAPLYATSSFTTVAPQLYEMAGVKPSEVDVVQSYENFTGGVLMSLIEHGFFSAEKANEFLTVENLIAPSGKLPLNTSGGNLAECYMHGLELQVEAVRQLRGQSTSQVPDAEVSVVISGPMVTPVSSMILGTGATL; this is translated from the coding sequence ATGAGCAAGCGCACGCTGCGCGGCAAGGCGGCCATCGTCGGTGTCGGCGAGACCACCTACTACAAGCACGGCAAGGCGCCGGTCTCGGAATTCAAGCTCGCCCTGCAGGCGATCCTGGCCGCCTGCGAGGATGCCGGGATCGACCCGCGCCGCATCGACGGCTTCGCCTCGTATTCCAACGATCGCAACGATCCGTCGCGGATCGCGGCGGCGCTGGGGCTGCCGGCATTGCGCTTCTCCAACATGAACTGGGGTGGCGGCGGCGGCGGTGGCTCGGCAGCGGTGGGCAATGCCGCGGCAGCGGTGGCCTGCGGGATCGCCAACTGTGTCGTCGTGTTCCGCGCCCTGGCACAAGGCCAGTTCCAGCGCTTCGGCGCCGCGCCGCCGGGCGGCACGGCCACGGGCGAGATGGCGCTCAACGCGCCCTACGGCGTGATGTCGCCTGGCCAACGCTACGCCATGCGGGCGATGCGCTTCCTGCACGAGAACAGGATCGCGCCCTCGGCGCAGCGCGCGATCGCGCTCGCCTCCTACCACCACGCGCAGGCCAATCCGCGGGCCGTCATGCACGGCCGGCCTTTGACCCCTGAGGCGTATGACTCATCGCGTTGGATCGTCGAGCCCTGGCGACTGTTCGACTGCTGCCAGGAGAACGATGGCGCTGCCGCACTCATCATTGTGCCGGCGGAGGAGGCGCGCGATCTGCGCCACGTGCCGGCCTATCTCCTGGGCGCCGCTCAGGGCTCGGAGTACCGCAACGGCGCGCGCGGCCACAACGCACCGCTCTATGCGACCTCGAGCTTCACCACTGTCGCCCCGCAGCTCTACGAGATGGCGGGCGTGAAGCCATCCGAGGTCGACGTGGTGCAGAGCTACGAAAACTTCACCGGTGGCGTCCTGATGAGTCTGATCGAGCACGGCTTCTTCTCGGCCGAGAAGGCGAACGAGTTCCTGACGGTCGAGAACCTGATCGCACCCTCGGGCAAGCTGCCGCTGAACACATCGGGCGGCAACCTGGCGGAATGTTACATGCACGGTCTCGAATTGCAGGTCGAGGCGGTGCGGCAGTTGCGCGGCCAGTCGACGTCGCAGGTGCCCGATGCCGAGGTCTCGGTGGTGATCTCCGGTCCCATGGTGACGCCGGTTTCCAGCATGATTCTCGGCACCGGAGCGACGCTATGA
- a CDS encoding OB-fold domain-containing protein, translating into MSYLPKGLPAPVPENDGLDQPYWEGTRRGELLVQRCNKCGTFQWGPEWICHKCLGFDLGWHKVSGRGRIYSWERPWHPVHPALKDHGPYVVVLVELPDAGNVRMLGNLLGDPRQEVKIGAEVEAVFEPHDDAKPPFTLVQWKLAFPR; encoded by the coding sequence ATGAGCTATCTGCCGAAAGGTTTGCCCGCGCCGGTGCCGGAGAATGACGGCCTCGACCAGCCCTACTGGGAAGGAACGCGGCGCGGCGAGCTGCTGGTGCAGCGCTGCAACAAGTGCGGCACCTTCCAGTGGGGGCCGGAATGGATCTGCCACAAATGCCTCGGCTTCGATCTCGGCTGGCACAAGGTGTCGGGCAGGGGGCGTATCTATAGTTGGGAGCGGCCGTGGCATCCGGTGCATCCGGCGCTGAAGGACCACGGCCCCTATGTCGTCGTCCTCGTCGAACTGCCCGATGCCGGCAATGTGCGCATGCTCGGCAACCTGCTGGGTGACCCCAGGCAGGAGGTCAAGATCGGCGCCGAGGTCGAAGCGGTGTTCGAGCCGCACGACGACGCCAAGCCGCCCTTCACCCTGGTGCAGTGGAAGCTCGCGTTCCCTCGGTAA
- a CDS encoding hemerythrin domain-containing protein: MAKSTKQSQSRKTGGTSQSPNNLGATVGGPSGSAIEMLKQDHRKVEGLFQQFEQSDDQQEKEQLADRICAELIVHTRLEEEIFYPACRRAEVEDDMLDEAQVEHDGAKVLINDLLDDDSDSPFWEAKVSVLKEMIKHHVAEEEKPDGVMAKAKENGIDESDLVQELKERKQELQERGIGRRPARPIALHFEQEGAMGRGMPDRDERGRFMSDEDDRSYRGGRYGQSERGGYRGHGGWYGDPEGHSEAARERWGESRRGGRHDYEDRRSGRGRYDEDYDDRRSGRHGGWYGDPRGHTAASHRGWEERRGEYDNDDDGRRGHGGWHGDPRGHAEASRRGWQHRR; encoded by the coding sequence ATGGCGAAATCGACCAAGCAATCCCAATCCAGGAAGACCGGTGGCACCTCCCAAAGCCCGAATAATCTGGGCGCAACGGTCGGCGGTCCTTCCGGCAGCGCCATTGAAATGCTGAAGCAGGACCATCGCAAGGTCGAGGGCCTGTTCCAGCAATTCGAGCAGAGCGACGACCAGCAGGAGAAGGAGCAGCTCGCGGATCGCATCTGCGCCGAGCTGATCGTGCACACCCGCCTCGAAGAGGAGATTTTCTACCCGGCATGCCGCCGCGCCGAGGTCGAGGACGATATGCTGGACGAAGCACAGGTCGAGCACGACGGTGCGAAGGTCCTGATCAACGATCTGCTCGACGACGACTCCGACTCACCGTTCTGGGAGGCCAAGGTGTCGGTGCTCAAGGAGATGATCAAGCACCACGTGGCCGAGGAAGAGAAACCGGACGGCGTCATGGCCAAGGCGAAGGAGAACGGTATCGACGAGTCCGATCTCGTTCAGGAACTGAAGGAGCGCAAACAGGAGCTGCAGGAGCGCGGCATCGGTCGCCGCCCCGCCCGCCCCATCGCGCTGCACTTCGAGCAGGAGGGCGCCATGGGCCGGGGGATGCCGGATCGCGATGAACGCGGTCGCTTCATGAGCGACGAGGACGATCGCTCCTACCGCGGCGGCCGCTATGGGCAAAGTGAGCGAGGCGGCTACCGGGGACATGGCGGGTGGTACGGGGATCCGGAAGGACATTCCGAAGCGGCGCGCGAACGCTGGGGCGAAAGCCGCCGCGGCGGACGCCACGACTATGAGGATCGCCGGTCGGGTCGCGGTCGCTACGACGAGGACTATGACGACCGACGGAGCGGACGCCACGGCGGCTGGTACGGCGATCCGCGCGGCCACACCGCGGCCTCGCATCGAGGATGGGAGGAGCGCCGCGGCGAATACGATAACGACGACGACGGTCGCCGAGGTCACGGTGGCTGGCACGGCGATCCGCGTGGCCATGCCGAAGCCTCGCGCCGCGGCTGGCAACATCGGCGATAG
- a CDS encoding Crp/Fnr family transcriptional regulator, protein MSAADLAALAPDLESIALPRRQILESPGSAISTVLFPESGIVSVMARAPYDRRIEVGLVGLDGMIGFGALLGDELSINESIVQVPGHGWRVATTSLVGLMHRSAALSALLLRYVHAFMAQTTQTALANGRSKLEERLARWLLMSHDRFGSNELGITHDFLAQMLGVRRAGVTIALQVLESRRLIRARRGQIIILDRAGLKQQANGSYGVAEQVYCRLIRPDWRRAIED, encoded by the coding sequence TTGTCTGCCGCCGACCTTGCCGCCCTCGCTCCGGATCTGGAATCGATCGCCCTGCCCCGTCGGCAGATCCTCGAATCGCCGGGGTCGGCGATCTCGACCGTCCTCTTTCCGGAAAGCGGCATTGTTTCCGTCATGGCGCGAGCCCCGTACGATCGCCGGATCGAGGTCGGCCTGGTCGGCCTCGACGGCATGATCGGCTTCGGGGCGCTCCTGGGTGACGAGCTCTCCATCAACGAGTCGATTGTCCAGGTGCCGGGCCACGGCTGGCGTGTGGCGACCACATCGCTTGTTGGGCTGATGCACAGGAGCGCTGCACTGTCGGCGTTGTTGCTGCGATATGTGCACGCTTTCATGGCGCAGACGACGCAGACCGCCCTCGCCAACGGCCGGTCCAAGCTCGAGGAACGCCTGGCGCGCTGGCTGCTGATGTCGCACGACCGGTTCGGCTCGAACGAGCTTGGCATCACGCACGACTTCCTGGCCCAGATGCTGGGTGTGCGGCGCGCCGGCGTGACCATTGCGCTCCAGGTTCTGGAATCCAGGCGGCTGATCCGCGCCCGCCGCGGCCAGATCATCATTCTCGACCGCGCCGGCCTCAAGCAGCAGGCCAACGGTTCCTACGGCGTCGCCGAGCAGGTGTATTGCCGGCTCATCCGCCCGGACTGGCGACGGGCAATCGAGGATTGA
- a CDS encoding YMGG-like glycine zipper-containing protein, producing the protein MRHYIVLAAILLTATACGETWGQRAVTGGAIGAGSGAVIGGVTGLGVLPGALIGGAVGAGAGAATTPRRYY; encoded by the coding sequence ATGCGTCATTATATCGTTCTTGCAGCCATTCTTCTGACCGCGACCGCCTGCGGCGAGACCTGGGGTCAACGGGCGGTGACCGGCGGCGCGATCGGCGCTGGTTCAGGTGCCGTGATCGGCGGCGTGACCGGCCTCGGCGTCCTGCCCGGTGCGCTGATCGGTGGCGCGGTGGGCGCCGGTGCGGGTGCCGCGACGACGCCGCGGCGTTATTACTGA
- a CDS encoding NAD(P)H-dependent oxidoreductase — MRIQVVHCHPLTDSYDHALFRAIVEMLETNGHEVVATDLYREGFQPAMTEPERRSYMGNAYDASGIAGYAATLKRMEGVILCFPHWWFSMPAMLKGWVDRVWGPGVAFTYRSDDNHLEPALRNIKLFGVVTSYGSPWWIVHLFAGNAGYKVLMRGMKPLCAKDVRSFYLAHYDMDHSTARSREAFLRKVRTAVSQL; from the coding sequence ATGCGCATCCAGGTCGTCCACTGCCATCCACTGACCGACAGCTACGATCACGCGCTTTTTCGGGCCATCGTCGAGATGCTCGAGACCAACGGACACGAGGTCGTGGCGACCGATCTCTACCGCGAGGGCTTCCAGCCGGCCATGACGGAGCCGGAGCGGCGCAGCTACATGGGAAACGCCTACGACGCCAGCGGCATCGCAGGCTATGCCGCGACCCTTAAGCGAATGGAAGGCGTGATCCTTTGCTTCCCGCACTGGTGGTTCTCGATGCCGGCCATGCTCAAGGGCTGGGTCGATCGCGTCTGGGGGCCCGGCGTCGCGTTCACGTACCGCTCCGACGACAACCATCTCGAGCCCGCGCTGCGCAACATCAAGCTGTTCGGTGTGGTGACGAGCTACGGCTCGCCCTGGTGGATCGTGCACCTCTTTGCCGGCAATGCCGGGTACAAGGTGTTGATGCGCGGGATGAAGCCTTTATGCGCCAAGGATGTCCGGTCCTTCTATCTAGCGCACTACGACATGGATCACTCGACGGCCCGCTCGCGCGAGGCCTTCCTCAGGAAGGTGCGAACCGCCGTTTCGCAGTTGTGA
- a CDS encoding branched-chain amino acid aminotransferase has product MDTLTYWNGTWHEGNPAILGPRDHAFWLGSMVFDGGRAFEGCGPDLDLHAERVVRSAHALGLKATKTAPEILALMHDGVRRFGVRAELYVRPMFWAAKGGAGPISVDPESTQFLLCLYVSPMRAGTPLTLGLCRSIRRPTPESAPTDAKASCLYPNSSRGVAEMLKRGFQNGVVLDALGNVAETCSSNIFLVKDGTVATPVANGSFLAGITRNRTIKLLRNAGIRVDERTVTTTDLDEADEIFTTGNAGKVQPVSRYEGRDLQPGPVARQAHELYMSFARTQRIV; this is encoded by the coding sequence ATGGACACACTCACCTACTGGAATGGCACCTGGCATGAGGGCAACCCGGCAATCCTGGGGCCGCGCGATCACGCCTTCTGGCTGGGATCCATGGTGTTCGACGGCGGCCGCGCTTTCGAGGGCTGTGGACCGGACCTCGACCTGCACGCCGAGCGCGTGGTGCGCTCTGCCCACGCGCTGGGGCTGAAGGCCACCAAGACCGCGCCCGAGATCCTGGCGCTGATGCACGACGGGGTGCGCCGCTTCGGAGTTAGGGCCGAGCTCTACGTGCGGCCGATGTTCTGGGCCGCCAAGGGCGGCGCCGGGCCGATCTCCGTCGATCCCGAATCGACGCAGTTTCTGCTGTGCCTCTACGTGTCGCCGATGCGCGCGGGCACTCCTCTGACCCTGGGCCTTTGCCGCTCGATTCGCCGGCCGACGCCGGAGAGCGCGCCGACCGACGCCAAGGCGAGCTGCCTCTATCCCAATTCCTCGCGCGGCGTGGCCGAGATGCTGAAGCGCGGCTTTCAGAACGGCGTGGTGCTCGATGCGCTGGGCAACGTCGCCGAGACCTGCAGCTCCAATATCTTCCTCGTCAAGGACGGGACCGTCGCCACGCCGGTGGCGAACGGCAGCTTTCTCGCCGGCATCACGCGCAACCGCACGATAAAGCTCCTGCGCAATGCCGGCATCCGCGTCGACGAGCGCACGGTGACGACCACCGACCTCGACGAGGCAGACGAGATCTTCACCACGGGCAATGCCGGAAAGGTGCAGCCGGTCAGTCGCTACGAAGGCCGCGACCTGCAGCCGGGGCCGGTCGCTCGCCAGGCGCACGAGCTCTACATGAGCTTCGCCCGCACGCAGCGCATTGTCTGA
- a CDS encoding YXWGXW repeat-containing protein yields MMMRSLITVLAAAAISTSAVVAPAVFTPASAQAGMRIGVTIGVPPPAPIYEPVPPPRPGFAWAPGYWRWEGGRHVWAPGYWVAARRGYHWVPDRWVHVRRGWYYERGHWDHDWDRRG; encoded by the coding sequence ATGATGATGCGTTCCTTGATCACCGTTCTTGCCGCCGCTGCGATTTCCACGTCGGCGGTGGTCGCTCCGGCGGTATTCACGCCGGCGTCCGCCCAGGCAGGCATGCGCATTGGCGTGACGATCGGCGTGCCGCCGCCGGCACCAATCTACGAGCCGGTTCCTCCGCCGCGACCGGGCTTTGCCTGGGCGCCGGGCTACTGGCGATGGGAGGGTGGCCGCCACGTCTGGGCGCCCGGCTACTGGGTGGCCGCTCGCCGGGGCTATCACTGGGTGCCGGACCGTTGGGTGCATGTCCGTCGCGGCTGGTACTACGAGCGCGGTCACTGGGACCATGATTGGGATCGTCGCGGCTAG
- a CDS encoding altronate dehydratase family protein, which translates to MAAPIALRLHKSDNVVVARMDILPNTRVEDGVIAATRIPPGHKILTRAVKKGEPLRKYNQIIGFATDDLVPGAHIHTHNCAMGDFERDYAFGADAHPTDFVPEAERAVFQGYRRPDGRAATRNYIGIVTTVNCSAATSRMIAAKLAPTVGDYPNIDGIVPLTHGGGCGMAAAGLEMDVLRRTLAGYARHPNMAAVVVLGLGCEANQIAGLMKAEGLKEGPRLIPMTIQDEGGVAKTVTRAVGFLKELLPDANDVVRESIPASELILALQCGGSDGYSGISANPALGAAVDLLVRHGGTAVLSETPEIYGAEHLLTRRAVSREVGEKLVRRIKWWEDHCARTGGEMNNNPSPGNKAGGLTTILEKSLGAVAKGGTTNLVEVYEYAQPIAAKGFVYMDSPGYDPVSATGQVAGGANILCFTTGRGSVFGCKPTPSLKLATNTSLYRRMTDDMDINCGSIVDGDESVQESGKKIFDLILETASGRKTKSEALGIGDDEFEPWKIGATM; encoded by the coding sequence ATGGCCGCTCCCATCGCGCTTCGCCTGCACAAGAGCGACAATGTCGTCGTGGCGAGGATGGATATCCTGCCCAACACCAGGGTCGAGGACGGGGTCATCGCGGCGACACGCATTCCGCCGGGTCACAAGATCCTGACGCGCGCCGTGAAGAAGGGCGAGCCGCTGCGCAAGTACAACCAGATCATCGGCTTCGCGACCGACGACCTCGTGCCGGGGGCGCATATCCACACGCACAATTGCGCCATGGGCGATTTCGAGCGCGACTATGCTTTCGGCGCCGACGCCCATCCGACGGACTTCGTGCCGGAGGCCGAGCGCGCCGTCTTCCAGGGCTATCGCCGCCCCGATGGGCGGGCGGCGACGCGCAACTACATCGGCATCGTCACCACGGTGAACTGCTCGGCGGCCACCAGCCGCATGATCGCCGCCAAGCTCGCGCCGACGGTCGGCGACTATCCCAACATCGACGGCATCGTGCCGCTGACGCATGGCGGCGGCTGCGGCATGGCAGCGGCCGGACTCGAGATGGACGTCCTGCGGCGAACCCTCGCGGGCTATGCCCGTCATCCCAATATGGCGGCCGTCGTCGTCCTGGGCCTGGGCTGCGAAGCCAACCAGATCGCGGGTCTTATGAAGGCCGAAGGTCTCAAGGAAGGACCCAGGCTCATCCCGATGACCATCCAGGACGAGGGCGGTGTGGCCAAGACAGTGACGCGGGCCGTGGGCTTTCTGAAGGAGCTGTTGCCCGACGCGAACGATGTGGTGCGCGAGTCGATCCCGGCCAGCGAACTGATCCTGGCGCTGCAATGCGGCGGCTCGGACGGCTATTCCGGCATCTCGGCCAATCCGGCGCTCGGCGCCGCGGTCGATCTCCTGGTGCGGCACGGCGGCACGGCGGTCCTGTCGGAAACGCCGGAAATCTACGGCGCCGAGCATCTGCTGACGCGGCGCGCGGTATCCCGCGAAGTCGGCGAAAAGCTCGTCCGCCGCATCAAGTGGTGGGAGGACCACTGCGCCCGCACCGGCGGCGAGATGAACAACAATCCGTCCCCCGGGAACAAGGCAGGCGGGCTTACCACGATCCTCGAGAAGTCCTTGGGTGCAGTTGCGAAGGGCGGCACGACCAACCTCGTCGAGGTCTATGAATACGCCCAGCCGATCGCCGCCAAGGGCTTCGTCTACATGGACTCCCCGGGCTACGATCCGGTCTCCGCGACGGGACAGGTAGCCGGCGGCGCAAATATCCTCTGCTTCACGACGGGCCGTGGCAGCGTGTTCGGCTGCAAGCCGACACCGTCGCTCAAGCTTGCAACGAATACCTCGCTCTATCGCCGCATGACGGACGATATGGACATCAACTGCGGCTCCATCGTCGACGGCGACGAAAGCGTCCAGGAAAGCGGCAAGAAGATATTCGATCTGATCCTCGAAACGGCCTCGGGGCGGAAGACGAAATCGGAAGCCCTGGGCATCGGCGACGACGAGTTCGAGCCGTGGAAAATCGGTGCAACAATGTGA
- a CDS encoding cold-shock protein, protein MPTGTVKWFNATKGFGFIQPSEGGKDVFVHISAVERSGLNGLNEGQKISYEIATERGRSAAVNLKAAD, encoded by the coding sequence ATGCCCACAGGTACCGTGAAGTGGTTCAACGCCACGAAGGGTTTCGGGTTCATCCAGCCATCGGAGGGCGGCAAGGACGTTTTCGTCCATATCAGTGCGGTCGAGCGATCCGGCCTGAACGGTCTCAACGAAGGCCAGAAGATCAGCTACGAGATCGCGACCGAGCGCGGCCGTTCGGCGGCCGTCAATCTGAAGGCGGCAGACTGA